In one window of Cytophagaceae bacterium ABcell3 DNA:
- a CDS encoding ferredoxin--NADP reductase: MSNLYFNLKVHKVVQETDEAVTLVFETNQEPLSYKSGQFLTLIVDIEGKKVRRSYSLCSADGIDEYPAVTVKRVSGGLVSNYLADNIKQGDVIEVMQPMGTFCPELDYHKKRDVVLLGAGSGITPLMSIAKSVLAKEPLSSVYLLYGNRNEDSIIFKDKLDEMVKEHEGRFKVVHVLSQPKDTSYKPAGRLNRSLIIKLLESYEGLDMKRADYFICGPEGMMEEAQQALTLLEVAKDKVHQESFVSSDAKEPAGEVVELEQGSAQDVTIFYQGTEYKITVPPEKSILEVALEEDIDLPYSCQSGLCTACLGKCISGKVNLQDSDALSDKELEQGYVLTCVGHPVTRNVVIEID, translated from the coding sequence ATGAGTAACTTATATTTTAATTTAAAAGTACACAAAGTAGTTCAGGAAACAGACGAGGCTGTTACTTTGGTTTTTGAAACAAATCAGGAGCCCTTATCCTATAAGTCAGGGCAATTTTTGACTTTAATAGTAGATATAGAAGGAAAAAAAGTGCGGCGCTCTTATTCTTTATGTTCTGCCGACGGTATAGACGAGTACCCTGCTGTTACAGTAAAAAGGGTGTCAGGCGGTTTGGTGTCAAACTATTTGGCTGATAATATCAAGCAAGGAGATGTAATAGAAGTGATGCAGCCAATGGGTACTTTTTGTCCTGAACTTGACTACCATAAAAAACGTGACGTGGTATTATTAGGAGCCGGAAGTGGTATAACACCTCTAATGTCCATTGCAAAATCTGTATTGGCCAAAGAACCTTTATCCTCTGTTTATTTACTTTATGGAAATAGAAATGAAGACTCTATTATTTTTAAGGACAAGCTAGATGAAATGGTCAAGGAGCATGAAGGGCGGTTTAAGGTAGTCCATGTTTTAAGCCAACCTAAAGACACTTCTTATAAACCAGCGGGAAGGTTAAATAGGAGTTTAATTATAAAGCTGTTGGAGTCTTATGAAGGCCTGGATATGAAACGTGCCGATTATTTCATTTGTGGCCCTGAAGGTATGATGGAAGAGGCACAGCAGGCATTAACGCTTCTAGAGGTTGCTAAAGATAAAGTCCATCAAGAGAGTTTTGTCTCCTCAGATGCTAAAGAGCCTGCTGGTGAGGTTGTAGAGCTAGAACAGGGGAGTGCCCAAGATGTGACCATTTTTTATCAAGGAACAGAATATAAAATTACAGTTCCTCCTGAAAAATCTATTTTGGAAGTTGCACTAGAGGAAGACATAGATTTGCCTTATAGCTGTCAAAGTGGTTTATGTACTGCATGTCTTGGAAAATGTATTAGTGGTAAGGTTAATTTGCAAGACTCTGATGCGCTTTCTGATAAAGAGCTGGAGCAAGGGTATGTCCTAACATGTGTAGGCCATCCGGTGACCCGCAATGTAGTAATCGAGATTGACTAA